The Eleginops maclovinus isolate JMC-PN-2008 ecotype Puerto Natales chromosome 24, JC_Emac_rtc_rv5, whole genome shotgun sequence genome contains a region encoding:
- the cfap221 gene encoding cilia- and flagella-associated protein 221 isoform X1 codes for MKWDASCATLCIFISDTFCHFSHEEPDLTCRRMEVALSGPRKLPEPLRRGTPLPLSQLVEESRNTANAPNHLLESKIYAKLKSNSLIQADPPELHFSGFEMGKHYVKILKLINISSEVMNIHIIPTQTKHFQTTYTKKYRLIPGLAYTLKVRLCPDEWRYFYDCIRVHCKGEENLLIPVHAYPVMDDLRIPPHIDLSAVPLGNSVCQAIPLRCSCPIDFDFQVHVLQPHEAFCIQPLTGVIPANGEENIMVTFSPLQYETCQVTFQLIISQFNSRPFLCTISGSCTPHLVLSELGKKAGHGDAVRFTGPSPVTQVPRQNKTKYRSTKEPDKSKTLRDQASVKAGLKPSVDVCSPAGVAKMLIKDTDKLSSKDLKEALSCGSMAGVQNRQMKEALFRKKVQQNVKEEQANHLRWQVHVGKDPVSELSRRQIAEEREMALHEYMVNRGDVRQEEDFAAGPPVLSSRRVLSEAGQACEGAPSFQFFCSFQWELRRRALSLFQQAARKTVIRCRMDRRLTCLKKLSQTMKKSPLAKKVEEDRTFDLKISPDRIFPFSFPVFSADPLARSNLVEVPVDPVDVTVTTHIPFFKLQVPQHYKLMGYQPVSAWEAFNSYIPTTLARPLRTGAAEVPVPSEAGAECPSAVEAWGDQQEEDAVLSFSAPEALHAPFPANPLRIFNPAPGLQAFKPTPKYLETDLEFHLCPLPRYSTPESSMCGRGTQTPHTPGQSLDCKEVISGLMTWKDFHSITSKFLSSQPSPSCDFSLHRGNVCVLCRTVDYSTDTLPLTAPPPLRGPADQLPPLMDPPCEGVQLTPEIVRAQFLSGEAVVSNSNLRKDTAVRHQRERQTEATHRAQFNRMGGRVMSRLKQLEVTETPSL; via the exons aacACAGCAAACGCTCCCAATCATCTTCTCGAATCAA AAATCTATGCCAAGCTGAAAAGCAACAGCTTGATCCAAGCAGACCCCCCAGAGCTCCACTTCAGTGGGTTTGAGATGGGGAAGCATTATGTAAAGATCCTG aaACTAATCAACATCTCATCTGAAGTCATGAATATTCATATCATTCCCACTCAAACCAAGCACTTCCAAACTACTTACACTAAAAAg TATCGACTCATCCCGGGCCTCGCCTACACACTGAAGGTCAGGCTGTGTCCCGACGAGTGGCGCTACTTCTATGACTGCATTCGGGTTCACTGCAAG GGGGAGGAGAACCTGTTAATTCCAGTTCATGCTTACCCTGTCATGGATGACCTGCGCATCCCTCCTCACATTGACCTGTCAGCCGTGCCACTTGGAAACAG TGTTTGCCAGGCTATCCCTCTGAGATGCAGCTGCCCCATCGACTTTGATTTCCAGGTTCATGTTCTCCAGCCCCATGAGGCCTTCTGCATCCAGCCCCTTACAG GTGTGATACCTGCCAACGGTGAAGAGAATATCATGGTGACCTTCAGTCCTCTCCAGTATGAGACATGCCAGGTCACCTTCCAGCTGATCATCTCGCAGTTCAACAGCAGACCCTTCCTCTGCACCATCAGTGGCAGCTGCACCCCTCACTTGGTCCTCAG TGAGCTGGGAAAAAAGGCGGGTCATGGAGATGCAGTTCGATTCACGGGACCTTCACCTGTCACTCAAGTGCCCcgccaaaataaaaccaaatacaGGTCAACTAAGGAGCCTGACAAATCAAAG ACACTGAGAGATCAAGCGAGTGTTAAGGCTGGACTGAAGCCTTCGGTAGATGTCTGCTCTCCTGCAGGCGTGGCAAAGATGCTGATCAAAGACACAGATAAGCTCAGCTCTAAAGACCTGAAGGAAG CCCTATCGTGTGGCAGCATGGCTGGTGTGCAGAACAGACAGATGAAGGAAGCTCTCTTCAGGAAAAAGGTTCAGCAAAACGTGAAGGAGGAGCAGGCCAACCACCTCCGATG GCAAGTTCATGTTGGTAAGGACCCGGTGTCGGAGCTCAGCAGGCGGCAGATAgcggaggagagagagatggcaCTGCATGAATACATG GTGAACAGAGGAGATGTGAGGCAGGAGGAAGACTTCGCTGCTGGGCCACCTGTACTCTCCTCCAGACGGGTGCTGAGTGAAGCCGGACAG GCCTGCGAGGGAGCCCCGTCCTTCCAGTTCTTCTGCAGCTTCCAGTGGGAGCTGAGACGCCGAGCCCTCAGTCTGTTCCAGCAGGCAGCCCGCAAG ACCGTGATTCGCTGCCGCATGGACCGGAGACTGACCTGTTTGAAGAAGCTCTCCCAAACCATGAAGAAGTCGCCCCTGGCAAAGAAAG TTGAGGAGGACAGGACCTTTGATCTGAAGATCTCACCTGACAGGATCTTCCCGTTTTCTTTCCCTGTGTTCTCTGCCGACCCGCTG GCTCGCAGTAATCTGGTCGAAGTGCCCGTGGATCCCGTCGACGTGACCGTGACAACACACATCCCTTTCTTCAAGCTCCAA GTTCCACAGCACTATAAGCTAATGGGCTACCAACCCGTGTCAGCCTGGGAGGCGTTCAACTCGTACATCCCAACGACTCTGGCCAGACCGCTTCGCACTGGAGCTGCG GAAGTGCCGGTGCCAAGTGAGGCTGGAGCTGAATGTCCCTCAGCAGTGGAGGCATGGGGGGatcagcaggaggaggatgcTGTTCTTTCCTTCAGCGCCCCTGAAGCTCTGCACGCACCGTTTCCAGCTAACCCACTCAGAATCTTT AACCCAGCTCCAGGCCTGCAGGCGTTCAAACCGACCCCCAAGTATCTGGAGACTGACCTGGAGTTCCACCTCTGCCCTCTGCCCAG GTACTCCACCCCTGAGAGCAGCATGTGTGGCAGAGGGACGCAGACCCCACACACTCCGGGGCAGAGTCTGGACTGCAAG gaagtgatctCTGGGCTCATGACATGGAAGGACTTCCATTCGATCACCTCAAAGTTTCTGTCCAGCCAGCCTTCTCCCAGCTGTGACTTCTCCCTGCACAG gggaaatgtgtgtgtcctctgtagGACTGTGGACTACAGCACAGATACACTTCCCCTCACAGCACCTCCTCCTCTGCGCGGGCCTGCTGATCAACTGCCACCGCTAATGGACCCGCC GTGCGAAGGCGTCCAGCTAACACCCGAGATAGTCAGAGCGCAGTTCTTGTCGGGGGAAGCTGTGGTCTCCAATAGCAACCTTAGAAAAGACACAGCAGTCAG GCACCAGAGGGAGCGTCAGACGGAGGCGACCCACAGGGCTCAGTTCAACCGGATGGGAGGAAGAGTGATGAGCCGGCTGAAGCAACTCGAAGTCACTGAAACACCTTCACTGTGA
- the cfap221 gene encoding cilia- and flagella-associated protein 221 isoform X2, with protein MKWDASCATLCIFISDTFCHFSHEEPDLTCRRMEVALSGPRKLPEPLRRGTPLPLSQLVEESRNTANAPNHLLESKIYAKLKSNSLIQADPPELHFSGFEMGKHYVKILKLINISSEVMNIHIIPTQTKHFQTTYTKKYRLIPGLAYTLKVRLCPDEWRYFYDCIRVHCKGEENLLIPVHAYPVMDDLRIPPHIDLSAVPLGNSVCQAIPLRCSCPIDFDFQVHVLQPHEAFCIQPLTGVIPANGEENIMVTFSPLQYETCQVTFQLIISQFNSRPFLCTISGSCTPHLVLSELGKKAGHGDAVRFTGPSPVTQVPRQNKTKYRSTKEPDKSKTLRDQASVKAGLKPSVDVCSPAGVAKMLIKDTDKLSSKDLKEALSCGSMAGVQNRQMKEALFRKKVQQNVKEEQANHLRWQVHVGKDPVSELSRRQIAEEREMALHEYMVNRGDVRQEEDFAAGPPVLSSRRVLSEAGQACEGAPSFQFFCSFQWELRRRALSLFQQAARKTVIRCRMDRRLTCLKKLSQTMKKSPLAKKVEEDRTFDLKISPDRIFPFSFPVFSADPLARSNLVEVPVDPVDVTVTTHIPFFKLQVPQHYKLMGYQPVSAWEAFNSYIPTTLARPLRTGAAEVPVPSEAGAECPSAVEAWGDQQEEDAVLSFSAPEALHAPFPANPLRIFNPAPGLQAFKPTPKYLETDLEFHLCPLPRYSTPESSMCGRGTQTPHTPGQSLDCKEVISGLMTWKDFHSITSKFLSSQPSPSCDFSLHRTVDYSTDTLPLTAPPPLRGPADQLPPLMDPPCEGVQLTPEIVRAQFLSGEAVVSNSNLRKDTAVRHQRERQTEATHRAQFNRMGGRVMSRLKQLEVTETPSL; from the exons aacACAGCAAACGCTCCCAATCATCTTCTCGAATCAA AAATCTATGCCAAGCTGAAAAGCAACAGCTTGATCCAAGCAGACCCCCCAGAGCTCCACTTCAGTGGGTTTGAGATGGGGAAGCATTATGTAAAGATCCTG aaACTAATCAACATCTCATCTGAAGTCATGAATATTCATATCATTCCCACTCAAACCAAGCACTTCCAAACTACTTACACTAAAAAg TATCGACTCATCCCGGGCCTCGCCTACACACTGAAGGTCAGGCTGTGTCCCGACGAGTGGCGCTACTTCTATGACTGCATTCGGGTTCACTGCAAG GGGGAGGAGAACCTGTTAATTCCAGTTCATGCTTACCCTGTCATGGATGACCTGCGCATCCCTCCTCACATTGACCTGTCAGCCGTGCCACTTGGAAACAG TGTTTGCCAGGCTATCCCTCTGAGATGCAGCTGCCCCATCGACTTTGATTTCCAGGTTCATGTTCTCCAGCCCCATGAGGCCTTCTGCATCCAGCCCCTTACAG GTGTGATACCTGCCAACGGTGAAGAGAATATCATGGTGACCTTCAGTCCTCTCCAGTATGAGACATGCCAGGTCACCTTCCAGCTGATCATCTCGCAGTTCAACAGCAGACCCTTCCTCTGCACCATCAGTGGCAGCTGCACCCCTCACTTGGTCCTCAG TGAGCTGGGAAAAAAGGCGGGTCATGGAGATGCAGTTCGATTCACGGGACCTTCACCTGTCACTCAAGTGCCCcgccaaaataaaaccaaatacaGGTCAACTAAGGAGCCTGACAAATCAAAG ACACTGAGAGATCAAGCGAGTGTTAAGGCTGGACTGAAGCCTTCGGTAGATGTCTGCTCTCCTGCAGGCGTGGCAAAGATGCTGATCAAAGACACAGATAAGCTCAGCTCTAAAGACCTGAAGGAAG CCCTATCGTGTGGCAGCATGGCTGGTGTGCAGAACAGACAGATGAAGGAAGCTCTCTTCAGGAAAAAGGTTCAGCAAAACGTGAAGGAGGAGCAGGCCAACCACCTCCGATG GCAAGTTCATGTTGGTAAGGACCCGGTGTCGGAGCTCAGCAGGCGGCAGATAgcggaggagagagagatggcaCTGCATGAATACATG GTGAACAGAGGAGATGTGAGGCAGGAGGAAGACTTCGCTGCTGGGCCACCTGTACTCTCCTCCAGACGGGTGCTGAGTGAAGCCGGACAG GCCTGCGAGGGAGCCCCGTCCTTCCAGTTCTTCTGCAGCTTCCAGTGGGAGCTGAGACGCCGAGCCCTCAGTCTGTTCCAGCAGGCAGCCCGCAAG ACCGTGATTCGCTGCCGCATGGACCGGAGACTGACCTGTTTGAAGAAGCTCTCCCAAACCATGAAGAAGTCGCCCCTGGCAAAGAAAG TTGAGGAGGACAGGACCTTTGATCTGAAGATCTCACCTGACAGGATCTTCCCGTTTTCTTTCCCTGTGTTCTCTGCCGACCCGCTG GCTCGCAGTAATCTGGTCGAAGTGCCCGTGGATCCCGTCGACGTGACCGTGACAACACACATCCCTTTCTTCAAGCTCCAA GTTCCACAGCACTATAAGCTAATGGGCTACCAACCCGTGTCAGCCTGGGAGGCGTTCAACTCGTACATCCCAACGACTCTGGCCAGACCGCTTCGCACTGGAGCTGCG GAAGTGCCGGTGCCAAGTGAGGCTGGAGCTGAATGTCCCTCAGCAGTGGAGGCATGGGGGGatcagcaggaggaggatgcTGTTCTTTCCTTCAGCGCCCCTGAAGCTCTGCACGCACCGTTTCCAGCTAACCCACTCAGAATCTTT AACCCAGCTCCAGGCCTGCAGGCGTTCAAACCGACCCCCAAGTATCTGGAGACTGACCTGGAGTTCCACCTCTGCCCTCTGCCCAG GTACTCCACCCCTGAGAGCAGCATGTGTGGCAGAGGGACGCAGACCCCACACACTCCGGGGCAGAGTCTGGACTGCAAG gaagtgatctCTGGGCTCATGACATGGAAGGACTTCCATTCGATCACCTCAAAGTTTCTGTCCAGCCAGCCTTCTCCCAGCTGTGACTTCTCCCTGCACAG GACTGTGGACTACAGCACAGATACACTTCCCCTCACAGCACCTCCTCCTCTGCGCGGGCCTGCTGATCAACTGCCACCGCTAATGGACCCGCC GTGCGAAGGCGTCCAGCTAACACCCGAGATAGTCAGAGCGCAGTTCTTGTCGGGGGAAGCTGTGGTCTCCAATAGCAACCTTAGAAAAGACACAGCAGTCAG GCACCAGAGGGAGCGTCAGACGGAGGCGACCCACAGGGCTCAGTTCAACCGGATGGGAGGAAGAGTGATGAGCCGGCTGAAGCAACTCGAAGTCACTGAAACACCTTCACTGTGA
- the cfap221 gene encoding cilia- and flagella-associated protein 221 isoform X3, giving the protein MEVALSGPRKLPEPLRRGTPLPLSQLVEESRNTANAPNHLLESKIYAKLKSNSLIQADPPELHFSGFEMGKHYVKILKLINISSEVMNIHIIPTQTKHFQTTYTKKYRLIPGLAYTLKVRLCPDEWRYFYDCIRVHCKGEENLLIPVHAYPVMDDLRIPPHIDLSAVPLGNSVCQAIPLRCSCPIDFDFQVHVLQPHEAFCIQPLTGVIPANGEENIMVTFSPLQYETCQVTFQLIISQFNSRPFLCTISGSCTPHLVLSELGKKAGHGDAVRFTGPSPVTQVPRQNKTKYRSTKEPDKSKTLRDQASVKAGLKPSVDVCSPAGVAKMLIKDTDKLSSKDLKEALSCGSMAGVQNRQMKEALFRKKVQQNVKEEQANHLRWQVHVGKDPVSELSRRQIAEEREMALHEYMVNRGDVRQEEDFAAGPPVLSSRRVLSEAGQACEGAPSFQFFCSFQWELRRRALSLFQQAARKTVIRCRMDRRLTCLKKLSQTMKKSPLAKKVEEDRTFDLKISPDRIFPFSFPVFSADPLARSNLVEVPVDPVDVTVTTHIPFFKLQVPQHYKLMGYQPVSAWEAFNSYIPTTLARPLRTGAAEVPVPSEAGAECPSAVEAWGDQQEEDAVLSFSAPEALHAPFPANPLRIFNPAPGLQAFKPTPKYLETDLEFHLCPLPRYSTPESSMCGRGTQTPHTPGQSLDCKEVISGLMTWKDFHSITSKFLSSQPSPSCDFSLHRGNVCVLCRTVDYSTDTLPLTAPPPLRGPADQLPPLMDPPCEGVQLTPEIVRAQFLSGEAVVSNSNLRKDTAVRHQRERQTEATHRAQFNRMGGRVMSRLKQLEVTETPSL; this is encoded by the exons aacACAGCAAACGCTCCCAATCATCTTCTCGAATCAA AAATCTATGCCAAGCTGAAAAGCAACAGCTTGATCCAAGCAGACCCCCCAGAGCTCCACTTCAGTGGGTTTGAGATGGGGAAGCATTATGTAAAGATCCTG aaACTAATCAACATCTCATCTGAAGTCATGAATATTCATATCATTCCCACTCAAACCAAGCACTTCCAAACTACTTACACTAAAAAg TATCGACTCATCCCGGGCCTCGCCTACACACTGAAGGTCAGGCTGTGTCCCGACGAGTGGCGCTACTTCTATGACTGCATTCGGGTTCACTGCAAG GGGGAGGAGAACCTGTTAATTCCAGTTCATGCTTACCCTGTCATGGATGACCTGCGCATCCCTCCTCACATTGACCTGTCAGCCGTGCCACTTGGAAACAG TGTTTGCCAGGCTATCCCTCTGAGATGCAGCTGCCCCATCGACTTTGATTTCCAGGTTCATGTTCTCCAGCCCCATGAGGCCTTCTGCATCCAGCCCCTTACAG GTGTGATACCTGCCAACGGTGAAGAGAATATCATGGTGACCTTCAGTCCTCTCCAGTATGAGACATGCCAGGTCACCTTCCAGCTGATCATCTCGCAGTTCAACAGCAGACCCTTCCTCTGCACCATCAGTGGCAGCTGCACCCCTCACTTGGTCCTCAG TGAGCTGGGAAAAAAGGCGGGTCATGGAGATGCAGTTCGATTCACGGGACCTTCACCTGTCACTCAAGTGCCCcgccaaaataaaaccaaatacaGGTCAACTAAGGAGCCTGACAAATCAAAG ACACTGAGAGATCAAGCGAGTGTTAAGGCTGGACTGAAGCCTTCGGTAGATGTCTGCTCTCCTGCAGGCGTGGCAAAGATGCTGATCAAAGACACAGATAAGCTCAGCTCTAAAGACCTGAAGGAAG CCCTATCGTGTGGCAGCATGGCTGGTGTGCAGAACAGACAGATGAAGGAAGCTCTCTTCAGGAAAAAGGTTCAGCAAAACGTGAAGGAGGAGCAGGCCAACCACCTCCGATG GCAAGTTCATGTTGGTAAGGACCCGGTGTCGGAGCTCAGCAGGCGGCAGATAgcggaggagagagagatggcaCTGCATGAATACATG GTGAACAGAGGAGATGTGAGGCAGGAGGAAGACTTCGCTGCTGGGCCACCTGTACTCTCCTCCAGACGGGTGCTGAGTGAAGCCGGACAG GCCTGCGAGGGAGCCCCGTCCTTCCAGTTCTTCTGCAGCTTCCAGTGGGAGCTGAGACGCCGAGCCCTCAGTCTGTTCCAGCAGGCAGCCCGCAAG ACCGTGATTCGCTGCCGCATGGACCGGAGACTGACCTGTTTGAAGAAGCTCTCCCAAACCATGAAGAAGTCGCCCCTGGCAAAGAAAG TTGAGGAGGACAGGACCTTTGATCTGAAGATCTCACCTGACAGGATCTTCCCGTTTTCTTTCCCTGTGTTCTCTGCCGACCCGCTG GCTCGCAGTAATCTGGTCGAAGTGCCCGTGGATCCCGTCGACGTGACCGTGACAACACACATCCCTTTCTTCAAGCTCCAA GTTCCACAGCACTATAAGCTAATGGGCTACCAACCCGTGTCAGCCTGGGAGGCGTTCAACTCGTACATCCCAACGACTCTGGCCAGACCGCTTCGCACTGGAGCTGCG GAAGTGCCGGTGCCAAGTGAGGCTGGAGCTGAATGTCCCTCAGCAGTGGAGGCATGGGGGGatcagcaggaggaggatgcTGTTCTTTCCTTCAGCGCCCCTGAAGCTCTGCACGCACCGTTTCCAGCTAACCCACTCAGAATCTTT AACCCAGCTCCAGGCCTGCAGGCGTTCAAACCGACCCCCAAGTATCTGGAGACTGACCTGGAGTTCCACCTCTGCCCTCTGCCCAG GTACTCCACCCCTGAGAGCAGCATGTGTGGCAGAGGGACGCAGACCCCACACACTCCGGGGCAGAGTCTGGACTGCAAG gaagtgatctCTGGGCTCATGACATGGAAGGACTTCCATTCGATCACCTCAAAGTTTCTGTCCAGCCAGCCTTCTCCCAGCTGTGACTTCTCCCTGCACAG gggaaatgtgtgtgtcctctgtagGACTGTGGACTACAGCACAGATACACTTCCCCTCACAGCACCTCCTCCTCTGCGCGGGCCTGCTGATCAACTGCCACCGCTAATGGACCCGCC GTGCGAAGGCGTCCAGCTAACACCCGAGATAGTCAGAGCGCAGTTCTTGTCGGGGGAAGCTGTGGTCTCCAATAGCAACCTTAGAAAAGACACAGCAGTCAG GCACCAGAGGGAGCGTCAGACGGAGGCGACCCACAGGGCTCAGTTCAACCGGATGGGAGGAAGAGTGATGAGCCGGCTGAAGCAACTCGAAGTCACTGAAACACCTTCACTGTGA